One Alnus glutinosa chromosome 3, dhAlnGlut1.1, whole genome shotgun sequence genomic region harbors:
- the LOC133864430 gene encoding transcription factor CPC codes for MDKRRRKQAKTSSCYSEEVSSIEWEFIKMSEQEEDLICRMYKLVGDRWALIAGRIPGRKAEEIERFWIMRHEEVFASKRRELKRHNS; via the exons ATGGATAAGCGTCGCAGAAAGCAAGCCAAGACCAGTAGTTGTTACTCTGAGG AGGTGAGCAGTATAGAGTGGGAGTTCATAAAGATGTCGGAACAAGAAGAAGATCTCATCTGTAGAATGTATAAGCTTGTTGGCGACAg GTGGGCTCTGATCGCCGGTCGGATTCCCGGCCGGAAAGCGGAAGAAATAGAGCGGTTTTGGATAATGAGACATGAAGAAGTGTTCGCCAGTAAAAGAAGAGAGCTGAAGAGACATAATTCctaa